A section of the Spirosoma pollinicola genome encodes:
- a CDS encoding RagB/SusD family nutrient uptake outer membrane protein — protein MKRFSYTILVLTSLTGGTFLYSCKDDFLKQPALGALSDQVLTDAKGVETLLVAAYAALDGQASDATAFGGGGAWEASPDNWIYGSLAGGEAHKGSDGSDQASIDPIVKFTADPSNGFFNSKWKAVFEGITRTNSVLRILKGVTDLSDAEKANIEAQARFLRAHYYFDLKKMFNKVPWIDETTTNFNQPNTDDIWPKIEADFNYAFKNLSETQADIARANKWAAGAYLAKTYLYEHKYADAQALFTQVISQGKTTNGLAYGLLPKFFDNFNPAMENGPESVFAIQNVANDGTNTIANANQGDMLNYPYNGPFSCCGFYQPTQDLVNSFRTDATGLPYLDTYNQHAVKNDMGITSIQPFTPDAGPVDPRLDWTVGRRGLPYLDWGNHPGQDWVRAQSYGGPYAPKKNIYWRATQDQYSDQNSWAPGSAINTMLIRFSDVLLMAAEAEAQVGNLSKAQDYVNQVRKRAANKEGWVYKYANEADPSAGFSTTPAANYSVGLYPASTFASQGKDYALKAIYLERKLELGMEGHRFFDLVRWGIAEQTLNAYFVYESTISTDIRGGKFVAGTKDYYPIPQRQIDLSGQGVLTQNPGY, from the coding sequence ATGAAACGGTTTTCCTATACTATTCTTGTACTGACCAGTTTAACCGGTGGTACGTTCCTTTATTCCTGCAAAGACGATTTTTTAAAGCAACCCGCACTTGGGGCGTTGAGTGATCAGGTCCTGACCGATGCGAAAGGGGTGGAAACGCTTTTAGTAGCCGCCTATGCGGCTTTGGATGGGCAGGCCAGCGATGCAACTGCCTTCGGCGGGGGCGGGGCCTGGGAAGCCTCTCCCGACAACTGGATTTACGGCAGTCTGGCGGGGGGCGAAGCCCATAAAGGCAGTGACGGGTCCGATCAGGCCAGTATTGACCCGATTGTCAAGTTCACTGCCGATCCTAGCAATGGCTTTTTTAATAGCAAATGGAAAGCCGTATTCGAAGGTATCACCCGTACGAATAGCGTTCTACGGATTTTAAAGGGCGTAACCGATTTATCGGATGCTGAAAAGGCAAATATTGAGGCACAAGCCCGGTTTTTGCGGGCTCATTATTACTTCGACCTGAAGAAGATGTTCAATAAAGTTCCCTGGATCGATGAGACGACAACGAACTTTAATCAGCCGAATACAGACGATATCTGGCCAAAGATCGAAGCCGATTTCAACTATGCCTTTAAAAATCTATCTGAAACACAGGCGGACATAGCCCGGGCTAACAAATGGGCTGCTGGCGCTTACCTGGCCAAAACGTATCTGTATGAACATAAATATGCCGACGCGCAGGCGCTTTTTACGCAGGTCATTAGTCAGGGCAAAACAACGAATGGACTGGCTTATGGTTTACTACCCAAGTTCTTCGATAACTTTAATCCTGCCATGGAAAACGGCCCTGAATCGGTCTTTGCCATTCAGAATGTAGCCAACGATGGCACGAATACCATCGCGAATGCAAATCAGGGCGACATGTTGAACTACCCGTATAACGGGCCATTCAGTTGTTGCGGATTTTATCAGCCTACGCAGGATCTGGTCAATTCGTTCCGTACGGATGCCACGGGACTTCCCTATCTGGATACGTATAATCAACACGCCGTCAAAAACGATATGGGCATAACATCCATTCAACCTTTTACGCCGGACGCCGGACCAGTAGACCCCCGCTTGGACTGGACGGTTGGTCGTAGGGGACTGCCGTATCTGGATTGGGGCAATCACCCAGGTCAGGATTGGGTACGTGCGCAGAGTTACGGAGGACCTTATGCGCCCAAGAAGAACATTTACTGGCGAGCCACGCAGGATCAATATTCAGATCAGAACAGTTGGGCTCCGGGCAGTGCCATCAACACGATGCTGATTCGCTTCTCGGACGTATTGCTGATGGCCGCCGAAGCCGAGGCTCAGGTTGGGAATTTAAGTAAAGCCCAGGACTATGTTAATCAGGTACGCAAACGGGCCGCCAACAAAGAGGGCTGGGTTTACAAATACGCTAATGAAGCTGACCCATCAGCCGGATTTTCGACGACACCAGCCGCCAATTATTCCGTTGGGTTATATCCGGCAAGTACGTTTGCTAGCCAGGGGAAAGACTACGCGTTGAAGGCAATTTATTTAGAACGGAAATTAGAGTTGGGTATGGAGGGACACCGTTTCTTCGATTTGGTTCGGTGGGGTATTGCCGAGCAAACCCTGAATGCCTATTTCGTATATGAATCGACCATTTCAACGGATATCCGGGGTGGTAAATTTGTCGCTGGCACTAAAGACTATTACCCAATTCCTCAACGCCAAATCGATTTAAGCGGTCAGGGTGTGCTGACCCAAAATCCAGGTTATTAA
- a CDS encoding DUF7710 domain-containing protein, giving the protein MEGITGIWVFHGEGGRFSSGVFSSKAKAEYWISQHQLSGMLTLYPLDTGVYDWSLEKGYFEAEKEADPKATFIQRFTTASQEHYHYEDGKSG; this is encoded by the coding sequence ATGGAGGGTATAACCGGGATTTGGGTCTTCCATGGGGAAGGTGGTCGATTCTCTAGTGGTGTGTTTTCCAGTAAAGCAAAGGCGGAATACTGGATTAGTCAACATCAGCTTTCAGGTATGCTTACTCTATATCCACTCGATACAGGCGTATACGATTGGTCGCTTGAAAAGGGTTATTTCGAGGCAGAGAAAGAAGCGGACCCCAAGGCCACTTTCATTCAGCGGTTTACTACAGCTAGCCAAGAACACTACCATTATGAAGATGGTAAATCAGGCTAG
- a CDS encoding cytidine deaminase — protein MTRLPINDSDYKLIQQARDLIALRHKPDIHAVSSVLRTKAGNVFEGIHLEAYIGRIAVCAEAVTIGTAATQGDSDIDSIVAVYHTGKIVAPCGMCRELISDYASDALIILEDNSGIFKTPVLDLLPMKYERE, from the coding sequence ATGACCCGTCTTCCTATCAATGACAGCGATTATAAGCTGATTCAACAAGCCCGGGATTTGATCGCCCTTCGGCATAAACCTGACATTCATGCCGTCAGCTCAGTACTCAGAACTAAGGCAGGAAACGTCTTCGAGGGCATTCATTTGGAAGCTTACATTGGCCGAATAGCTGTCTGCGCAGAAGCGGTTACGATTGGCACAGCCGCTACGCAAGGCGATAGTGATATTGATTCAATTGTAGCTGTCTATCATACCGGGAAAATAGTAGCTCCTTGTGGTATGTGTCGAGAGCTAATCTCTGATTATGCGAGTGATGCCTTAATAATCTTAGAAGATAATTCAGGTATTTTCAAAACGCCGGTCCTCGATCTCCTACCAATGAAGTACGAGAGAGAGTAG